The DNA region GGGTCCCGGCTCCCGCGGGCAGGCCgagcccccctcccgcccccaggctGGGGCCCCTCCCCCTCGGGGCGGAGCCGTGTCACGTGCCGGGAAGAAAGAGCCAGCGGCGCGCAAGTCGCaccgggcgcggggcgcggggcgcttGGGGCGGAGCGGCCATGGCAGGTACGGCGGGCCCGTCTGGgggtccgggggtggggggcggggtggggtcgAGAGGCCGGGGCGGCTGGGGGCGCGCGGCCCCTTGCAGCTTGTCGCTGCCCGCAGCTCCGGAGCCGCTGTCCCCGGCGGGTGGCGCGGGCGAGGAGGCACCGGATGAGGACGAGGACGAGGCAGAGGCCGAGGACCCCGAGAGGCCGGCTGGAGCTGGCGGCGCGCGCAGCggaggcggcgggggcgggggcgggggcggcggcggcggcggcggcggggccggaGCCGGGGCGGGCCCGGGGGGCTGCGGCGGGCCCGGGGGCGCGCTCACCCGGCGCGCGGTCACGCTGCGGGTGCTCCTCAAAGACGCGCTACTGGAGCCCGGCGCCGGGGTGCTGTCCATCTACTACTTGGTGAGCGTCCCCTACCCCCCATCCCGTCctggctggggcaggaaggggaaactgaggcccagagctcTCCTCCCACCGGCCAAGcccaggtgtggggaggggaaatTGAAACAAGCATCCAGACCCAGCACGGACCCTTCTGGGCTGCAGGGCATCGTTTACCAAACAGCCCATTCcacagaggagaaactgaggctcggagaggacACCACCgctttcctggctgtgtgactttacTCAACCTCTCCATatcctggtttcctcatctataaaatgggtttttatttttcctgtcgcGGGGTTGTAGGAGGGTCAAAGGAATACAGCGCCCAGCAGGCCGCCTGCTACACTATGTTTTACACGTTTGCTGCTGTTTCCTTGGGCCTTGTGAGTGGGGGCAGTTCATGAATggagcacttgctgtgtgccaggctgtgtgctgtgtgtTAGGGACCAAGCAGGCCCCGTCCCTGCCCTCTGGGGGCTCATGGTCCAGTGAGCGGGTGGGCAGACACAGAGCTGGGCAGTTTTAATCCAGGCTGATGAGGACTGACTGTGGACATACAGGGACCGGGAGGCATGTAAGCTGGTCAGCTTCCTGGGAGGGATGCCGTGGGCAGAAGTGGGTGCCAAGCTCTggggagcagggcggggggggagtcagggaggacttcctggaggtgGCTTGGTGGGTACCAGGGCCCGGGTGGAAGCCAGGCTGCTGTTACTGCAGGGGAAGAAGTTCATGGGGGACCTACAGCCCGACGGGAGGATCGTGTGGCAGGAAACGGGACAGGTGTTCAACTCACCCAGCGCCTGGGCCACCCACTGCAAGAAGCTGGTGAACCCGGCCAAGAAGTCCGGCTGTGGCTGGGCCTCTGTCAAGTACAAGGGCCAGAAACTGGACAAGTACAAGGCGGCCTGGCTCCGGCGACACCAGCTGCACATTCCCACGGCTGCCGCCGATGAGGTGCGTCCCTCAGCCTCCTGAAGCGCTGTTGGATAAGGAGTACCCAGAGTGAGCACATTGGAGCTGGGCCCTGTGGGATGACGGGGAGTTTGTCAGAGCGAGGCGAAGGGAGGAGTTTTCAGAGGGAGCCGATGACAGCAGGGCCGCGGAGGTAGGAAGCCACGCAGCGCTTGGGGAACCGTGATCAGCGGATGCAGCCTGAGGCTCACGTGTCTTAAGCAGCTGAGGGGACTGGAGACAGTGGCAGGGACCAGATCGGGGAGAGTTTCTAACGCTATGATAGTAATAACATCTTTGAATATTCACCAGCTGGTGAGCTTGGCCTAGGGTCGTCTCTGGGTGCTAATTCTCCTTCGTATGTAAGTGAAGATCCTAACAGTATCCGTATGtgtcatatatgtatatcttgCTGGCAGATCGGAAACCTGCAGGGCCGATGGCAGGCTGGAAACAGGAGGGGAGGACTTGGGCTTTTTCCCTGAGGTGGGTGGGagcccaggagggcagagaggttgGGCAGACCTGACTCAGGTGCCCACACGCGCCCCCTGGTGGCCGCCGTCTGGCACAAAGACTGGGGGGTGGCCAGGGTGAAAGTTGGGGACCAGGATGCAGGTGACAGAACCGGTCCAGGCAGGAGATGATGGGGTGGACCGGGCGGACAAGTGATGGGTCAAGAAGCGGGCAAGTTTTGGCCGATTTTGAAAGTGGATCTCACTGGATTTGCGGTTGCATCAGATAGATGTCGGTGTTAAGAGATGAGGCTGCCATGGGGACTGGGGAGGATTGGGGGACAGTCAGGTGCAGCGTGGTTATAGAGCTGAGTGGAGGTGCCTGggagcacccccgccccccccgccccgccccctccccgagACTTCCAGGATCAGCCGGACGCTGAGTCTGGAGCTCAGGGGAGGCTTGGGCTGGAGACAGGACTGTGGGGGTGGTCAGGCCAGAGACAGGGTTCCAGTCCCAAGAGTGGAGGAGACTGCCCCGGAGGAGAGCAGGTAGGGAGACAAGAAACCCGAGGACCCAGCCTGCACaccggggaggggtgggagatggAGGGGACTGGAGAGATGGGAGGGAAGCTGGGTCCCTGGGGCGCTCCCAGAAGAAGGAGCCGGGACCAGCCAGACCCTGCGGCGAGGAGGAAGAGTACAGCGACCATGTGCCTGTTGGGTTTTGGACACTGGGAGGTCACCCCAGCAGGGGCAGTTGAGGGCAGATCGGGAGAGATTATTGAGAGAATCTGGTAATGGATCGATAGGAGGTGTGCTAATTGCCTTGCaggcattattttatttcacccTGATGCTGTCCCTGTGCGCTGGAGGTCATTagcccctttttacagatgaggagaagagagctcagagaggttagggcGCTTGCTAGAAGCTGCACAGCTTGTAAAAGCGGAGGAGAGGTTTGAAACTCCGCCCGGCGGCTGCTGGAAGGTGCTCAGATCTGAGCGGCACCAGGACCTCAGGCCGCCTGTGCTCACTCGCTCCCTCTAGTGGGCCCCTGGGGCAATGGCAGGACCCTAAGGCCAGCTGAAGGTCTGAGTGGAACTTGGTGAGGAGGGTGGGTGGCGCCCAGCTGAGGGTCCTGccgcctgccccgccccgcccccaccagagCCCGGCCagtgaaggggaggaggaggagctgttgatggaggaagaagaggaggaggttCTGGCAGGGGTCTCCACTGAGGACAAGAGTCGGAGACTACCTGCCAAGGGACCCTTGGAGCCTGCGCACCCAGGTGAGAGGCTtagaggagggcaggaggcggGCAGAACTCGGGTGaggaggtggctggaggggggGGAGTGCAGATCTTGCGTTTTTCTCTGCACTCCCGACATGCCTGGCGGACTTCCTAGTTCTGCCTAATTTCTTTCTCGCggcctgacttctttttttttttttttttaatgtttatttatttacttaaagacagagagagagagatcgtgagcaggggaggggtgggggtggggggaacaatcccaagcaggctctgtgcagtcagtgcagagcctgagtcagggctcaacccacaaacactgagatcatgacctgagccgcaatcaagattctgatgctcaacggactgagccccccagcgccccccacccccctgcctggCTTCTTAAGCTCTAATGCTGGATTCCTTGGTCCCGTGGCCCGATTTCTTCACTATGCTGCCTGATTTCCACGCTCCCCTATAGGATTTCGCTGCCTCAGTGCCTGGTTCCTTTGGCCCCCCTGCCTGGTTTCCTGGGGTCCTTGCCTGATTTCCTAAGCCCTTCCTCTGGtattttaatctccttttttccagtttgttaacCTGCCACCTGATCTCTCTGTTCCGGGGCCTGATTTTTAAAGCTGCCTCTGGAGGTTTTTTCTTAGGCCGCCTTGTCTTTGTTTTCCACTTCTGGGCTGGGAGGGATTGAGGCTGCCTTTTCCCCCCTCGCCCGCCCCACAGAGACCGTGCCCCCCGGGAAGCGGGTGGAAAACAAGATCCGGGTGCCTGTGCGGTATTGCATGCTGGGCAGTCGAGACTCTGCCAGGTCAGACACACCCTGTGCCCgccacacccccgcccccagattTCACTAGCtcttgcggggtgggggggggggggacacacaaGGTCTCACATCCTTAGCGCTGGCTCTGGAGGCCGGGGAGCTAGCTCAGGGCTGAGTTCCTGAAGCTGCGGGACCCTCTGGCTCCTACAGGAACCCCCACACCCTGGTGGAAGTAACATCCTTCGCTGCCATCAACAAGTTCCAGCCGTTCAACGTGGCCATCTCCAGCAACGTGCTGTTCCTGCTGGTGTGTGCCCAGCTGTCACCTTGTCCCTTGAGGGCCAAGGGCCAGACCTGGGCAggtggctggggcacctggaaggGGTCCCTGGGAGGTTGGCTCTTACGAGGGCAGGgaccttttctgttttgttcactgctgctaaacagtaggcactcaatcagtgaaggaaggaggaggccGATGGGGTGGTCCCGGCACATTGCAAGGGCTCTGGCCCCGAGGAGAGGCACTTGGGGCTGGGCCGCAGCCTGAGCCGCTCTTCTGGTGTCCGTCCCCTCCCCAGGACTTCCACAGCCACCTGACTCGAAGCGAGGTcgtggggtacctggggggccGCTGGGACATCAACAGCCAGAGTGGGTATTTGGGGCCAGGTGGGCAGGGGGGTGTCTGGGGCTGGGGTTGATGTCTACACCTTCTCTTCGCCTCTGCACAGTGCTCACGGTGCTGAGAGCCTTCCCCTGTCGGAGCCGGCTGGGGGACGCGGATATGGCGGCCACCATGGAAGAGGAGGTGAGGGGGTGCGGGGGGTCAGGGCGTTGTAGGGAGGGCTCGTGTGGACACAGCTGTCCTGGCTACCCTGTCCCGGTGGCTAGTAGTGCAAAAACGAGTGTGCGAAAGAGTATGTGTGAGCGCCCGCCCCGTGGCTGTGACCCTGTCCGTGGTCCTGCTTCCTCTGCACAGGTGGCCCGCCCTCTTTACCCCGAGCCTCGGTTTCCAGgccgtgcctggcacatagtaagagccCAGTGAATATTAGCTGCCACTGTCAATAGCGTTGTCATAGTGGTGCTTTGTATGTGCCTGGCGCTGTGCAACGTGCACCACACCCACCTTCTGGCACCAGCAGTGACCCATGGGGACAGGCGAATAGGTGCGGATTCTGCACGCACGTCTCTCGGCCCACCTCTTTCTTGCTCCTTACGCCAGCACTTGCCTCTGCTTGCTGAAGGCGTCCAGAAATGCCTGTTCCTGcccaagtgcacacacacatcctccTATCTGTTTAACTGTTTGAGTGCCCTCTGCGAGCCGGGAATTGGCGATACAGCCTGCCTAAAATAAACGTTTGCCTTTGCTTTGTGACAGGTgcatcttttttatgtatttgttgactgttccccctcccctggcctcctaGAGGGTGGGGGCGGGCTCTGTCTTGGTACCGCTGTGTCCCCgggccaggcacacagcaggcacatATTAAGTGCTGGCCTCGAATGGGGATGGGATGCGGCAGGTGCGCTGGCGGCTGGGAGGGGAGCCCCTGGCTCTACCGCAGCCTCGCCTGTGCCCCCAGATCTACCAGAGCCTGCTCCTGCGGGGCCTGTCCCTGGTGGGCTGGTACCACAGCCACCCGCACAGCCCCGCGCTCCCGTCGCTGCAGGACATCGACTCGCAGATGGACTACCAGCTGCGGCTGCAGGGCTCCAGCAACGGCTTCCAGCCCTGCCTCGCCCTGCTCTGCGGTAAGGCCTGGGCCGCGCGCGTGCGCACGCGTGCGTCCTGCGCGTGCGTCGGGCGCGTGCGtctgtgcgcgcgcgcgcgtggcGCTTCGGGGCCGCCGACCCCTCCAGGCCGTCGCCACTCTCACTGTCCTCCCGCAGCCCCTTACTACTCTGGCAACCCGGGCCCCGAGTCTAAGATCTCCCCCTTCTGGGTGATGCCGCCCCCCGAGGTAGGCGGGGCTgtgaggggagggcagggtcGCGGCGCTGCGGGCCAGGAGGGGCCGGTCGATGGTCCGTGGCCAGGACTCTGGTTCTGGGCTCATTTAGGGGATCGGGGACCTCCGTTTCCCCCCGTGAAACGGGACCATAACCGTCGCGCTGTCCCGGGCTCCCCAGAGGGCCTGGATGTTGAAAAGGCGCGGGCATCACGTGGAGCCCTTGATACTAACACGGCCTCCCTCCCAAACTCTGCCGAGTGCCATTCCCCACATCTGTCCTGGGGTCAGAAATCGGGCTTGGGAAGCCATTCCAGGGTGCGTGGCTCGCTTGGCGGCCTCTCTTGCTGGGGGCAGGGCCACGCTGCCTCCGGAGTCGCACGGCAGCCTTCCGTGGAGGACCCACGTGGCTCTGAACCTGGTCGCAGTGTGATTCTCTGACTGCTGGCCCAGGACACATCCCCTCGTGGGATCGGAGGCTGGGCGTGACTGGCTCGTGTCCCTGCCAGCAAAGGCCCAGTGACTACGGCATCCCCATGGACGTGGAGATGGCCTACGTCCAGGACAACTTCCTGACTAATGACATCCTTCATGAGATGGTGAGCTCACTCCCGGGCGGGGTGCACAGGGCCCCTGAGAGGGGCGGGTGGGGCTGAAGGACCCCGCTGGACGGTGGCGAGACTGCAGGACTCAGGGTGGCTGAAGGCGCCACATCGGGGCATAGGCCAGACTCCTCGTCCGGGGCTGAAAATCACCTGTGGCTTTAGGCTCAAGTCCCTGATCCTTGcccacctgctccccccacctGGCCTTGCTGTTCTGGAAGTTACCTGAGGTGCCCCCGCCTCGGGCCTCTGCACCTGCACTGATTCTCCAGATGGAGGCACGTGAGGGGACTTGAGGTGGTCCCCCAGCTGTTTTTTAGTGTCGATGTTCCAAGTGGCGTTTGAAAAAAGCTAGTTGGTCACACCTGTGGGATCCCGGATACTGTTGTTTGGATGAGGCTGCGCAAGGGGTTCGTGTCAGGCTTGTGCGACACTCAGTgtgcctccctctgcctggggctACTTCGGTCCCCCTCCAGGGGCCTCCTGCCGAGCTCCCTGGTGGCACTCCTCAGTGGGTGGTCTCCCTTGGGGTCCTGGGCACCTACGTGCCATATGGGACTGAAGCCCCACAGGCTGCCCACCGCCGTATCCCCGGCACCTGGCacgggagggagggcaggagcgAGGAGTCCCATCGGCCCCCTGTCCCCCAGATGCTGCTGGTGGAATTCTACAAGGGCGCCCCTGACCTCGTGAGGTTCCAGGAGCCCTGGAGCCAGGAGCACACGTACCTCGACAAACTGAAGGTAAGACTCGTGTCCCCTGTCTCGTGCAGACTCCGTAGGAAGACAATGTGGGGGGAGCCCTCGAGAATCCATCCGCGGGCAGCCTGAGAAACAGTGTCCTAAGTTCCGTATTATTTCAGCTGGGTGTCAACGCTGTCAACAGCATTGCTGGGTCACAGCTGGGTGGTGACGGTGACGGGGAGAGCTATTCAAGAGCAGCTAGAAAGGGGAGAACCCGCAGACCCTGGGCCGTGGGGATGGAGAAGCCATACTGGGCCCTATGTCACGGCGTGGGCGCCCACCCGAGTGCACAAGGGGTCTGACTCAGAGCCTCAAGCGCCGGCAGAGCTGAGGCGAGCAGAGGTCTCTCCAGCTCGCCGGCCCTACAGCCAGTGGGACGCGGCAGGGCTCGGCGGCCTCGGGGGTGTCTGACTGGCTTCCTGCCTTGTAGAGAAATGCAGTTTTGCACGTTTGCTTGTTTTGCTCAAACTTCAAGAGTGACCAGAGCTTCCGGCTGCCACGGGTCACTTCCACCCCGTTGCTGggctggtggggcggggggcagccccCGGCGCAGAGGGTGTGAGAGCCTAGGCAGGAGGCAGCTAGGAAGAGAGTAGGATTTGGAGTGTGCAGATAGTCCTCCGCTCCCCAAACCCAGAACATTCCGCGTGAGCAGGCCTCCTcatttaaacataaaactttGTCTTGGGGACGCTACCATGTGAGTCGGTTAGGAGAGCCTCTGCCCGGATGGAGGGGAGCCGGTGAGGCCAGGACCACCGGGCACAGCCCTGAGGCACCAGCCCTGCTCCTTTCAGATCTCCCTGGCCAGCAGGACACCCAAGGACCAGGGCCTGTGCCCCGTGCTGGAGCAGGTTTACAGCCTTCTTAAACAAGGGAGCTGAGGCCCCgcctgccagggcctgggggagccTCTTGGTCAGActctgattcccccccccccccccaccgtggtTTGGGCTGAGGGGGACTGGGACCAGGGGGTTCTCTTGGGGGCTGTGCCGCTCTGTTCCCGTGCAACTTAGCTGTGCGGTGGTTGGGGCACGGATAATAAAAGACAGAAGCAAATAGCCTGGGTGTGTGTGTCTcaccctggggggagggggagcccccCCGCACTCGTCCCTGGGCACACAGGCTGCTGTCTGGGCAGCGGTGCAGGAGGGGTTGCTCGGAGCGCCCACGTTGCGGGCTTCCTGGGGCTGCAGGGACATCTGGAGGACGTGATGCCTGTGCTGGTGGCTGGGCAAATGACTTTTCCCCCTGCTCCCCTGGAGACTCACAGAGAGCCGGGGAGGAAGACCCGCCCTGCACCACACCAAGCAAGAGGCTGTAGAAAGAGacatttaatacttaaaaaaaaaaaaaaaatcaggattacATTTCGATCTGCCGATCGTGGCCCAGGTTCCACTGCTCATGTCTGCCGGGAGGTCTGTGCTTCCCCCGTGTAATGGCAATGAGGGGGCCTCAgagccaggtgtccctggggcCTTTGCAAGGTCATCAGAGGAGGGGAATGTGATCCAGTCCCGAGGTCCCCTAGTTGCGCCAATTTTTGGGTTAGACAAGAGAGGAAGTAGCTGCGGGGCCCGGCTCTGTTGGTCAGGGCGGCTGCCTGCCTTGGTCTGTCTGTCGGAAGATGGCTGGGGCCGCTGTCAGCAGTGGGGACAGTGGCTGGCTTGGGATTGGGGAGGCGCCTGTGACCCTCCTCAGGGTGGTCCCAGGGGTCTGGGACCACCTGCAGGACAGAGGCCACAAGACTCCTGTGGTCCCGTCTGTGGTGCACACGTGTGCCGTGGGCACGGCTGGTGGTGGCGGTTTGTGCCAGAGGATCGTCCGGTGTGCTTATCTGGGGCGGGGCACCCTACACTTGGGAGGCGAGGAGGGGGTGcggggcagggtggagggcacTGGAGGAGGGAGACGACCGCACCTCAGAGGCTGTTCAGAGAGGGCCGGCCTTAGGGGAACCCTGAGGACCCCAGGCTCATCTCTCCCCAGGGAGGTGGCATCCACGGGtgtgccagggcctggggagccCTGGAGTGCCCTGGAGTTGGGGCTGGGAAGGAGTGTTGTGGGTGAATTGAAAAGCAGGGTGGTGAGTGTCGGCCAGGGGTCCTGCTCAGAACCCCCATCTCCTCCTGTTCAGGGCAGgtctcctggggggagggggggggagggtgtgtgtgtgcacgcgcgtgtgagAGTGAGGGGGCCCACCTGGAGTTACCCGCTCCTGGAGGCGTGGGAGGAAGTTAGTGTTTCTAAGAGCACCTTAGTGTTCGCCCCCTCGGGGCGGGGGGTCGGGGAGCGAAAATACTGCCCGGCCCCCAGACTGCCGCCTGGAGCGGGGaccgcggggtggggggggccctcGTGGAAGCGGGCCCCTCCCCGACATCCAGCCCTGCTGCCCCAGCGAGGCCTGCCTTCCCCCACGGGGAGCGCCCGCGGGCGCCGCCCCGGCTGCAGAGGGCCGACGTGGACGGGGCCGACGCGGTCACTGAGGCAGGGGCACCAGCACCTCCACGTAGCTGAGGGGAAAGAAGCCCGACTGGCCGTGGAGCATGCCCTCGTACCAGTTCTCGTCGATCTGGTTGGTCAGCGTGATGACGTCACCCTCGTGGAAGCCCAGCTCCCCGGCGTTCTCGGGCTCGAAGTCGTACAGAGCCTTGCAGCTCGGCTGGTCcagcggggctgggggtgggggcttggcTCAGACCGctggctcctccccccccccccccccccgggggctcCTGTCCCCCGAAGGGCAgctgctccttcctcctgccctcccagcttTGTCAGCAAGAACCAGGGATGAGGGATGGGAATGGGCTCCACCAGCGGTCACCAAAACGCTCCTGGGAAGAGCTAGGGCTGCGCGGGGGCATCGGGGTGACAGAATGACCGTGCCACTCagagggcccggagcctgctggACACTCACGCCGATGGGGGGGCGTGCCGCCTGGCCCTGGCGCCGAGCTCCCCCCCCTGCCCGCGACGGGCCGAGAGGACTGGCAGCAGGGGTGTCCACTCCTAccggaggaggggaggagggaggccctcCTGAAACAGACTAGCAGGCCGGGAGCATGTAAGGGCGGGGCCGCGCCTGCGGGGACACTCACGCATGCTCCTGCTGGGGGTCCGGATGGGCTTCTCAGAAGATCGGAAGGAAGACGAAGCTGCTCACACACAAAGCACAGAGGGGGTTAAAGACCCTGGGCGGGGCCTGGCTCTGCGGTTTGGGGGGggcggccccctccccgctccttaCCTGTGATCTTGGGGGCCGTGGCACAGGGGAAGCCCCCGTTGGACTGCTCGGGCTCCCCAAGGTCGAAGGGCTCCCGGGGCTTGGGCTTGTACTCCCGCTTGGGGCGAGAGGAGGCTTCCCGCATCCTGTGTGCAGGGAGGAGAGCGGGGAGTGGCCGGCGGCCGAACCCCGTGTTATCCACGATGAAGGGACGCCTCCGCCTCCCGCCTTTTGTGCTGCTGCCCCCCCGGGGCCAGGCCTGGGCGCAGAGGCCCGATGGGTCTAACCGCAAGGCTCTCAGCACCCCCCCACCGGGCTCGGGCCCTTCTCAGAGCCTGCCGGCTGGCCAGGTCCTGCCAGACCTGAAGTCCCTTAGCATGCCCACCCTGCCTGGGAACATGGCTGCGCGAGGCTCCCCTTCTCAGGCACTGGACTAGGACTCTCGGGAGACAggagccctgcccccccccacccccccccaccccagtccgaGGCCACTCCAGCCCTCCCCTCTGACAAGCGAGACAAGCCCGACAGGTCTTTCTCCTGGAACCTCCACCCTGAGTACACCCTCATAGAAGCCGGTGGCATGTCCCGGGTGCCCTGAAAGACCGGCCCAAAGCAGGACGGGGCTCACCTTCGCTTGAGCTTGTCGGCCAGCTCGTCCAGGATCTGCACGGCCTGCCGGTGGTAGTCCAGCTGGGCATCCACCAGCGCAGAGAGCTGGCTCACCTGCTCGATCTGCAAGCGACCGGCTGCTGAAGGGGAGGCTCTCCCTGTGACCCCTCCCCCCAAGGCCGCCTCTTCAGGGAGCCTCTCCAGAACGCTCCTGGCGCAGGGGGCCGGCCCTCTCCCCATCTGCCTGACCCTACCGCTGCCCGCGGAGGTGCCCAGAAAGCTTTAGGGGGCTTTGAGGGGAGGGTGGCTGCCTCCTTAGGTCCCGGAGGCTCCACCGGGCGCCGAACCCGCTGCGGGCGGGGCACACGTGACTCCGCCCACCGGCCCCGCCTTCCGGGCTCCCCCCAGTGGGGCCCAGACGCACATCCGTCTCCAGGAGGTTGTGCATGCTGGTCTCCGCCACCTCCTTGGACTCTTCAAACTTCTCCAGGGCCTGGCGCAGCTCCTCATCGGGGATCCTGCCCTGCCGCTTCTTCTTGTAGTCGAAGTCCAGGCGGCGGCCCTCCAGCTTCTTCAggtggtgctggggtggggggttgtgtGTGTGAACTGGGGAGCCATACTGGGCAGGGcgcggggggcgagggggggggggggagggacgcGGGCAGCACCTGGATCTCCTTCAGGTCTTTGTCGCACAGATTCTGCAAGGGGTCGATGAAATTCTGCTTGACTTCTATGTCCAGGGAATCTTTCACCTCTGCCAGGCGCTTCATGGACTCCCCTGCATCCAGCAGGGCGTCGCCTGCGGCAGAACCCAGAATGGGCAAGAAACTGTCACAGGAGGCCGCAGCCTAGGGGCCCAAGACACCCCAACTTCTAAACTGTCCTCCCGCCCCGGGGCCCAGATGCCAGAATTCAGGACCCCAT from Panthera leo isolate Ple1 chromosome A2, P.leo_Ple1_pat1.1, whole genome shotgun sequence includes:
- the SH3GL1 gene encoding endophilin-A2, with product MSVAGLKKQFYKASQLVSEKVGGAEGTKLDEDFKEMEKKVDVTSKAVTEVLARTIEYLQPNPASRAKLTMLNTVSKIRGQVKNPGYPQSEGLLGECMIRHGKELGGESNFGDALLDAGESMKRLAEVKDSLDIEVKQNFIDPLQNLCDKDLKEIQHHLKKLEGRRLDFDYKKKRQGRIPDEELRQALEKFEESKEVAETSMHNLLETDIEQVSQLSALVDAQLDYHRQAVQILDELADKLKRRMREASSRPKREYKPKPREPFDLGEPEQSNGGFPCATAPKITASSSFRSSEKPIRTPSRSMPPLDQPSCKALYDFEPENAGELGFHEGDVITLTNQIDENWYEGMLHGQSGFFPLSYVEVLVPLPQ